A DNA window from Hydrogenophaga taeniospiralis contains the following coding sequences:
- a CDS encoding feruloyl-CoA synthase: MNTETPQHKYRPMEFGVPRVVVREGSSGVRYVRGEPELLPYARTMGERLAHWAKNAPDRTLFARRVRHADGTAGDWQHLSFAQALDGARRIGQALLDRGLDAERPVVILSENDLEHALLSLACLYVGVPYCSTSPAYSIVSTDHGKLKHVMSTLTPGLVFASDGARFAKALNAAVPADCAVVLTSLGGYSRPAGELLTFEQLLATEPTAAVDEAHARVSPDTIAKFLFTSGSTKMPKAVINTHRMWCANQQQMRQSMTPLTQDPLVLVDWLPWNHTFGGNHNFGMVLYNGGTLYIDDGKPVPALMGETLRNLREIAPTVYFNVPTGFEVIADVMKTDDVLRKNLLSRVRMFFYAAAALSQPIWDALHECQEREIGERIVMCTGLGMTESGPFALSVNSADVKAGDLGVPTPGLEIKLVDMQGKIEVRYKGPNVTPGYWRSPEATQEAFDEEGFFCSGDAVTWIDPDDLHKGLRFDGRIAEDFKLSTGTFVSVGPMRAKVIAAGAPYVQDVVLTGLNLKEVGAMIFPTQHVRTLSGLPASAPMAEVLDNAYVKEHFQHVITQLAKTSTGSATRIARAIVLAEPPSIDLGEITDKGSINQRMVLKHRDALVQALHDDTAPNIIKPQA; the protein is encoded by the coding sequence ATGAACACCGAGACCCCTCAGCACAAGTACCGGCCCATGGAATTCGGCGTGCCCCGTGTGGTGGTGCGCGAAGGCAGCAGCGGTGTGCGCTATGTGCGCGGCGAACCCGAGCTGCTGCCCTACGCCCGCACCATGGGCGAGCGCCTGGCGCACTGGGCGAAAAACGCGCCGGATCGCACCCTGTTCGCGCGCCGCGTGCGCCACGCCGATGGCACGGCCGGCGACTGGCAGCACCTGAGCTTCGCGCAAGCACTCGACGGTGCGCGCCGCATCGGCCAGGCGCTGCTGGACCGCGGCCTCGACGCCGAGCGCCCGGTGGTGATCCTGAGCGAAAACGATCTGGAACATGCCCTGCTTTCGCTGGCCTGTCTGTATGTGGGCGTGCCCTACTGCTCCACCTCGCCGGCCTACTCCATCGTCAGCACCGACCACGGCAAGCTCAAGCACGTGATGAGCACGCTCACTCCGGGCCTGGTGTTCGCCAGCGACGGTGCGCGCTTCGCCAAGGCGCTCAACGCCGCGGTGCCGGCCGACTGCGCCGTGGTCCTGACCAGCCTGGGCGGCTACAGCCGGCCCGCGGGCGAGCTGCTGACTTTCGAACAGCTGCTGGCCACCGAGCCCACCGCCGCGGTGGACGAGGCCCACGCCCGCGTCAGCCCGGACACCATCGCCAAGTTCCTGTTCACCTCGGGCTCGACCAAGATGCCCAAGGCGGTGATCAACACGCACCGCATGTGGTGCGCCAACCAGCAGCAGATGCGCCAGTCCATGACGCCGCTGACGCAGGACCCCCTGGTGCTGGTGGACTGGCTGCCCTGGAACCACACCTTCGGCGGCAACCACAACTTCGGCATGGTGCTCTACAACGGCGGCACGCTCTACATCGACGACGGCAAGCCGGTGCCCGCGCTCATGGGCGAGACCCTGCGCAACCTGCGCGAGATCGCGCCCACCGTGTACTTCAACGTGCCCACCGGCTTCGAGGTGATCGCCGACGTGATGAAGACCGACGATGTGCTGCGCAAGAACCTGCTCAGCCGTGTGCGCATGTTCTTCTACGCTGCGGCCGCCTTGTCGCAGCCGATCTGGGATGCGCTGCACGAATGCCAGGAACGCGAAATCGGCGAGCGCATCGTCATGTGCACCGGCCTGGGCATGACCGAGTCCGGCCCGTTCGCGCTCTCGGTCAACAGCGCCGACGTGAAGGCCGGTGACTTGGGCGTGCCCACGCCCGGGCTGGAGATCAAGCTGGTGGACATGCAGGGCAAGATCGAGGTGCGCTACAAGGGACCGAACGTCACCCCCGGCTACTGGCGCAGCCCCGAAGCCACGCAGGAAGCCTTTGACGAAGAAGGTTTCTTCTGCAGCGGCGACGCCGTGACCTGGATCGACCCCGACGACCTGCACAAGGGCTTGCGCTTTGACGGCCGCATCGCCGAAGACTTCAAGCTCAGCACCGGCACCTTCGTGAGCGTGGGGCCGATGCGCGCCAAGGTGATCGCCGCCGGCGCACCGTATGTGCAGGACGTGGTGCTCACCGGTCTGAACCTCAAGGAAGTGGGCGCCATGATCTTCCCGACCCAGCACGTGCGCACCCTGAGCGGCCTGCCCGCGAGCGCGCCCATGGCCGAGGTGCTGGACAACGCCTACGTGAAGGAACACTTCCAGCACGTCATCACCCAGTTGGCCAAGACCTCCACCGGCAGCGCCACGCGCATCGCGCGCGCCATCGTGCTGGCCGAGCCGCCGTCCATCGATCTGGGCGAGATCACCGACAAGGGCTCGATCAACCAGCGCATGGTGCTCAAGCACCGCGACGCCCTGGTGCAGGCCCTGCACGACGACACCGCCCCGAACATCATCAAACCCCAAGCCTGA
- a CDS encoding SDR family NAD(P)-dependent oxidoreductase produces the protein MNIQGHAALVTGGASGLGEAVAHELARQGAKVAVLDVNTALAEKVAAEIGGVACACDITNTESVTAAIAKAAAAHGPARILMNIAGIGTAKRIVGKDGNAAPLEDFARVINVNLIGSYNISRLFAAECVKLAPMEDGERGVMMFTASVAAFDGQVGQQAYSASKGGLVGMTLPMARDLAQHGIRVCTVAPGLFATPLMKQLPEPVQQSLAASIPFPSRLGKPEEFAQLAAHIVTNGHLNGEVIRLDGALRMAPR, from the coding sequence ATGAACATCCAAGGACACGCAGCACTGGTCACCGGCGGCGCCTCCGGCCTGGGCGAAGCCGTCGCGCACGAGCTCGCCCGCCAGGGCGCCAAGGTCGCCGTGCTCGACGTCAACACCGCGCTGGCCGAGAAGGTGGCGGCCGAGATCGGCGGCGTGGCCTGCGCCTGCGACATCACCAACACCGAGAGCGTGACCGCCGCCATCGCCAAGGCGGCCGCGGCCCACGGCCCGGCGCGCATCCTGATGAACATCGCCGGCATCGGCACCGCCAAACGCATCGTCGGCAAGGACGGCAACGCCGCGCCGCTGGAAGACTTCGCCCGGGTGATCAACGTCAACCTGATCGGCAGCTACAACATCAGCCGCCTGTTCGCCGCCGAGTGCGTGAAGCTGGCCCCGATGGAAGACGGCGAGCGCGGCGTGATGATGTTCACCGCCTCGGTTGCGGCCTTCGACGGCCAGGTGGGCCAGCAGGCCTACAGCGCCTCCAAGGGTGGCCTGGTGGGCATGACCCTGCCCATGGCGCGCGATCTGGCGCAACACGGCATCCGCGTCTGCACCGTGGCACCCGGCCTGTTTGCCACGCCGCTGATGAAGCAGTTGCCCGAGCCGGTGCAGCAGTCGCTGGCCGCGTCGATTCCGTTCCCCTCGCGCCTGGGCAAGCCGGAAGAGTTCGCGCAGCTGGCCGCGCACATCGTCACCAACGGCCATCTGAATGGTGAGGTGATCCGGCTCGACGGTGCCCTGCGCATGGCGCCACGGTGA
- a CDS encoding acyl-CoA thioesterase, protein MSKTVVFEVEVMFGDCDPAGIVFYPNFSKWMDASSLNFFRRCGVPPWRELIRTRGIVGTPLLEVRSRFFHPASYGDRLRVHTHVSEWRAKVFTHHHVIYRDDLVLCEGSETRAFVVHPPGEPDRIKAIPVPEDIRALCCDA, encoded by the coding sequence ATGTCCAAAACCGTCGTCTTTGAGGTCGAGGTGATGTTCGGTGACTGCGATCCCGCGGGCATCGTCTTCTACCCGAACTTCTCGAAGTGGATGGACGCCTCGTCGTTGAACTTTTTTCGCCGGTGCGGCGTGCCGCCCTGGCGCGAGCTGATCCGCACGCGCGGCATCGTGGGCACGCCGCTGCTGGAGGTGCGCAGCCGCTTCTTCCATCCGGCCTCGTACGGCGACCGCCTGCGCGTCCACACCCACGTGAGCGAATGGCGCGCCAAGGTCTTCACCCACCACCACGTCATCTACCGCGATGACCTGGTGCTCTGCGAAGGCAGCGAGACCCGCGCCTTCGTGGTCCACCCGCCCGGCGAACCCGACCGCATCAAGGCCATCCCGGTGCCAGAGGACATCCGGGCGCTGTGCTGCGACGCATAG
- a CDS encoding ABC transporter substrate-binding protein gives MKHIKTLVALAITTLAGAAQADINIGVSLALTGPGSGLGIPMQNQFKLFPKTIAGEKVNLIVLDDATDPGKGAANARRFVTEDKVDMIIGSCITAVAAAMSDIATEAGTVQLAGSPVGLPPGKDKWVFRLPQSNTVMGHAMVEHMKKQGVKTLGFLGYTDAYGEQWLKESAPLLEKAGIKLVATERFARTDTSVTPQALKINAANPDAVLIVASGSGAAMPHMAMVDRGFKGKIYQTHAAATQDLMRVGGKAVEGAFVVSGPAVIAEQLPDSHPSKAVAVDFVQKYEKAVGAGLRNQFAGHAYDAQITLEKVIPMALKKAKPGTPEFRAAIRDGMETMGRTIFSHGVMNWTPTDHWGFTLETGVMLKVVDGKFKVE, from the coding sequence ATGAAACACATCAAGACCCTGGTCGCCCTGGCCATCACCACCCTGGCGGGCGCCGCGCAGGCGGACATCAACATCGGCGTGAGCTTGGCGCTCACCGGGCCGGGCTCCGGCCTGGGCATCCCGATGCAGAACCAGTTCAAGCTGTTCCCCAAGACCATCGCGGGTGAAAAAGTCAACCTGATCGTCCTGGACGACGCCACCGACCCCGGCAAGGGTGCGGCCAACGCGCGCCGCTTCGTCACCGAAGACAAGGTGGACATGATCATCGGCTCGTGCATCACCGCCGTGGCCGCCGCCATGAGCGACATCGCCACCGAAGCCGGCACGGTGCAACTGGCCGGCTCGCCCGTGGGCCTGCCGCCCGGCAAGGACAAGTGGGTGTTCCGCCTGCCGCAGTCCAACACCGTGATGGGCCACGCCATGGTCGAGCACATGAAGAAGCAGGGCGTGAAGACCCTGGGCTTCCTGGGCTACACCGACGCTTACGGTGAACAGTGGCTCAAGGAAAGCGCCCCGCTGCTGGAGAAAGCCGGTATCAAGCTGGTGGCCACCGAGCGCTTCGCCCGCACCGACACCAGCGTGACCCCGCAGGCGCTCAAGATCAACGCCGCCAACCCCGACGCGGTGCTGATCGTGGCCTCGGGCAGCGGCGCGGCCATGCCGCACATGGCCATGGTGGACCGTGGCTTCAAGGGCAAGATCTACCAGACCCACGCCGCGGCCACGCAAGACCTGATGCGCGTGGGCGGCAAGGCCGTGGAAGGCGCTTTCGTGGTCTCCGGCCCGGCCGTGATCGCCGAGCAGTTGCCCGACAGCCACCCGTCCAAAGCGGTCGCCGTGGACTTCGTGCAGAAGTACGAAAAGGCCGTGGGCGCCGGCCTGCGCAACCAGTTCGCCGGCCACGCCTACGACGCGCAGATCACGCTGGAGAAGGTGATCCCCATGGCGCTCAAGAAGGCCAAGCCGGGCACGCCCGAGTTCCGCGCCGCCATCCGCGACGGCATGGAAACCATGGGCCGCACAATCTTTTCGCACGGGGTGATGAACTGGACGCCCACCGACCACTGGGGCTTCACGCTGGAAACCGGTGTGATGCTCAAGGTCGTCGACGGCAAATTCAAAGTGGAGTGA
- a CDS encoding branched-chain amino acid ABC transporter permease translates to MDFSIASILLLDGLTNGAVYALLGLATVLVFTVTRVIFIPQGEFVAYGALTLAIFQTGQVPGTVWLLLLLAGVAALMELSSRWQHHRNALTAVKAAGRMLIVPLLVSGVAIWAAPQQFPLAVQAALSVAIVTVYGPLVYRVAYQSLESATPLVLLIVSVGVHFAMTGLGLLFFGAEGFRNPSFWDLRLNVGPIMLSGQAIITALATIALIVLLWLYFERSLRGKALRATAVNRTGARLMGISSHASGQLTFTMAAFIGALSGLLIGPTTTVFYDSGFLIGLKGFVAAVAAGLSSYPGALVAALFVGVIEAFGSFWASAFKEVIVFTLILPVLLVRSLRSGHSDEDH, encoded by the coding sequence ATGGATTTCTCCATTGCCAGCATTCTTCTGCTGGACGGCTTGACCAACGGTGCCGTGTACGCCCTGCTCGGGTTGGCCACGGTGCTGGTGTTCACGGTCACCCGCGTCATCTTCATTCCCCAGGGGGAGTTCGTCGCCTATGGCGCGCTCACCCTGGCCATCTTCCAGACCGGCCAGGTGCCGGGCACCGTGTGGCTGTTGCTGTTGCTCGCTGGCGTGGCCGCGCTCATGGAGCTCTCCAGCCGCTGGCAGCACCACCGCAACGCGCTCACGGCGGTCAAGGCCGCGGGCCGCATGCTCATCGTGCCGCTGCTGGTCTCGGGCGTCGCCATCTGGGCCGCGCCGCAGCAGTTTCCGCTGGCCGTGCAGGCCGCGCTGAGCGTGGCCATCGTCACCGTCTATGGCCCGCTGGTCTACCGCGTGGCCTACCAGTCGCTGGAGAGCGCCACGCCGCTGGTGCTGCTGATCGTCTCGGTGGGCGTGCACTTCGCCATGACCGGTCTGGGTCTGCTGTTCTTTGGCGCAGAGGGTTTTCGCAACCCCAGCTTCTGGGACCTGCGGCTGAACGTCGGGCCGATCATGCTGTCGGGCCAGGCCATCATCACCGCGCTGGCCACCATCGCGCTGATCGTGCTGCTGTGGCTGTATTTCGAGCGCTCGCTGCGCGGCAAGGCGCTGCGCGCCACCGCGGTCAACCGCACCGGCGCGCGCCTCATGGGCATTTCCTCACACGCCTCGGGCCAACTCACCTTCACCATGGCGGCCTTCATTGGTGCGCTCTCGGGCCTGCTGATCGGCCCGACCACCACGGTGTTCTACGACTCGGGCTTCCTCATCGGCCTCAAGGGCTTCGTGGCCGCCGTGGCCGCGGGCCTCTCCAGCTACCCGGGCGCGCTGGTCGCGGCGCTGTTCGTGGGCGTGATCGAGGCTTTCGGCTCGTTCTGGGCCAGCGCCTTCAAGGAAGTGATCGTGTTCACGCTGATCCTGCCGGTACTGCTCGTCCGCTCCCTGCGCAGCGGCCACTCGGACGAGGACCACTGA
- a CDS encoding ABC transporter permease subunit — MKNLQNKGLLVLAAAIPLIAVLPLPDFWITQLNYIGMYSMTVMGLVLLTGVGGLTSFGQAAFVGIGAYTTAWLTLNTGISPWLTLFIGMGLTAASALLVGLITLRMSGHYLPLATIAWGLSLYYLMGNLDALGKYDGLLGLQSLSIAGFDIGQGRGFFVLTWAILLAFAAALLHLLDSRAGRAIRSLKGGSQMAEAMGISTFRYKVTIFVLAALFASVAGWLLAHFQRTVNPSAFGLKMGIEYLFMAVVGGVGHVWGAIVGAGLIRVLEDQLQVLLPRLIGTSGSYEVIVFGIALVVVLKYLPDGLWSMVGKRVPRQPRAVDWAQAEALPERAKPAAGELVLDVKKARMQFGGLVAVNDISFQIQAGQIVGLIGPNGAGKSTTFNLITGVLPATRGEVVFQGGNISGKPSREIARLGMARTFQHVKMIPDMTVLENVALGAHTRGRKGVLTAMLRANRAEEKQLFREAQRQLERIGMGDHLHEQAGNLAMGPQRLMEIARALCADPTLLLLDEPAAGLRHQEKQALAGVLRQLKGEGMSILLVEHDMDLVMQICDHLVVMEFGTLLTQGPPAQIQQDPKVRAAYLGTEH; from the coding sequence ATGAAAAACCTTCAAAACAAAGGCCTGCTGGTCCTCGCGGCGGCCATTCCCCTGATCGCGGTGCTGCCCCTGCCCGACTTCTGGATCACCCAGCTCAACTACATCGGCATGTACAGCATGACGGTGATGGGCCTGGTGCTGCTCACCGGTGTGGGCGGGCTCACCTCGTTCGGCCAGGCGGCGTTCGTCGGCATCGGGGCCTACACCACGGCCTGGCTCACGCTCAACACCGGCATCTCGCCCTGGCTCACGCTGTTCATCGGCATGGGCCTGACCGCCGCCAGCGCGCTGCTGGTGGGCCTGATCACACTGCGCATGTCGGGCCACTACCTGCCGCTGGCCACCATCGCCTGGGGCCTGTCGCTCTACTACCTCATGGGCAACCTGGACGCGCTGGGCAAGTACGACGGGCTGCTGGGCCTGCAGAGCCTGTCCATCGCCGGCTTCGACATCGGCCAGGGCCGAGGCTTCTTCGTGCTCACCTGGGCCATCCTGCTCGCCTTCGCCGCGGCCTTGCTGCACCTGCTGGACTCGCGCGCGGGCCGCGCTATCCGCTCGCTCAAGGGCGGCTCGCAAATGGCCGAAGCCATGGGCATCAGCACCTTCCGCTACAAGGTCACGATCTTCGTGCTGGCCGCGCTGTTCGCGTCCGTGGCGGGCTGGCTGCTCGCCCACTTCCAGCGCACGGTCAACCCCTCGGCCTTCGGCCTGAAGATGGGCATCGAGTACCTGTTCATGGCGGTGGTCGGCGGCGTGGGCCATGTGTGGGGCGCCATCGTCGGCGCGGGCCTGATCCGCGTGCTCGAAGACCAACTGCAGGTGCTGCTGCCAAGGCTCATCGGCACCAGCGGCAGCTACGAGGTGATCGTGTTCGGCATTGCCCTGGTGGTGGTGCTGAAGTACCTGCCCGACGGCCTGTGGTCCATGGTGGGCAAACGCGTGCCGCGCCAACCCCGCGCGGTGGACTGGGCGCAGGCCGAAGCCCTGCCCGAGCGCGCCAAACCCGCGGCCGGCGAGCTGGTGCTCGACGTGAAGAAAGCGCGCATGCAGTTCGGGGGCCTGGTGGCGGTCAACGACATCAGCTTCCAGATCCAGGCCGGCCAGATCGTGGGCCTGATCGGCCCCAACGGCGCGGGCAAGTCCACCACCTTCAACCTCATCACCGGCGTGTTGCCGGCCACGCGCGGCGAGGTGGTGTTCCAGGGCGGCAACATCAGCGGCAAGCCCTCGCGCGAGATCGCGCGCCTGGGCATGGCGCGCACCTTCCAGCACGTCAAGATGATCCCCGACATGACGGTGCTGGAAAACGTGGCCCTGGGCGCGCACACCCGTGGGCGCAAGGGCGTGCTCACCGCCATGCTGCGCGCCAACCGGGCGGAAGAAAAGCAGCTGTTCCGAGAGGCGCAGCGCCAGCTCGAACGCATCGGCATGGGCGACCACCTGCACGAGCAGGCCGGCAACCTCGCCATGGGCCCGCAGCGGCTGATGGAGATCGCGCGCGCCCTCTGCGCCGACCCGACCCTGCTGCTGCTCGACGAACCCGCGGCCGGCCTGCGCCACCAGGAGAAGCAGGCCCTGGCCGGTGTGCTGCGCCAGTTGAAAGGCGAAGGCATGAGCATCCTGCTGGTGGAACACGACATGGACCTGGTGATGCAGATCTGCGACCACCTGGTGGTGATGGAGTTCGGCACCCTGCTCACCCAGGGCCCACCCGCGCAGATCCAGCAGGACCCGAAAGTCCGCGCGGCCTACCTCGGCACGGAGCATTGA
- a CDS encoding ABC transporter ATP-binding protein, protein MSNPILQVKGLRAGYGRAEVLHGIDIQAEPGSVITVIGPNGAGKSTLLNTLMGILPGKGLIEFRGQDIATLTLEERVMNGMSLVPEKRELFGTMPVEDNLLLGGFRQMRLGNAQWRSRLDDVYTLFPRLQERRTQLAGTLSGGERQMLAVGRALMSRPDLLMLDEPSLGLAPLIVREIFSIIQTLRQTGVTIVLVEQNARAALQVADHGYVLEMGELSAQGPASELASDPRVIETYLGTARQAA, encoded by the coding sequence ATGAGCAACCCCATCCTTCAAGTCAAGGGCCTGCGCGCCGGCTACGGCCGTGCCGAGGTGCTGCACGGCATCGACATCCAGGCCGAGCCGGGCAGCGTCATCACCGTGATCGGCCCCAACGGCGCGGGCAAGTCCACCCTGCTCAACACCCTCATGGGCATCCTGCCCGGCAAGGGCCTGATCGAGTTCCGCGGTCAGGACATCGCCACGCTCACGCTGGAAGAGCGCGTGATGAACGGCATGTCGCTGGTGCCCGAGAAGCGCGAGCTCTTCGGCACCATGCCGGTGGAAGACAACCTGCTGCTCGGCGGCTTTCGCCAGATGCGCCTGGGCAACGCGCAGTGGCGCAGCCGGCTCGACGACGTGTACACCCTCTTCCCCCGCCTGCAGGAACGCCGCACCCAGCTCGCCGGCACGCTCTCGGGCGGCGAGCGCCAGATGCTGGCCGTGGGCCGCGCGCTCATGTCGCGCCCCGACCTGCTCATGCTCGACGAGCCCAGCCTGGGGCTGGCGCCGTTGATCGTGCGCGAGATCTTCTCCATCATCCAGACGCTGCGCCAGACCGGCGTGACCATCGTGCTGGTGGAGCAGAACGCGCGCGCCGCCCTGCAGGTGGCCGACCACGGCTACGTGCTGGAGATGGGGGAGCTCAGCGCACAGGGCCCGGCCAGCGAGCTGGCCAGCGACCCGCGCGTGATCGAAACCTACCTGGGCACCGCGCGCCAGGCCGCCTGA
- a CDS encoding acyl-CoA dehydrogenase family protein, with amino-acid sequence MNAYQPRLADHHFILLDVLRAPRTLAELPALAEHADPDLLRQVLEEAGKFVGEVVAPLNREGDEVGAQWRDGAVTMPPGFRDAYQAFWQAGWPSLACAVEDGGQGLPAVLEAQLYEMLSAANHGWTMAPGLLHGAYECIKHHASDGLKSTYLEKIASGEWLATMCLTEPHAGSDLGLVRTKALPLPDGRFALSGTKIFISGGEHDLSDNIVHLVLARLPDSPPGPKGLSLFLVPKFYQDGARSPVVCERIEEKMGLHGSPTCVMRFDDAPGWIVGEPGKGLNAMFVMMNAARLHVGLQGIGLLEAAWQKADAYAQERRQMRAPGNTSKAAPVHAVNGVGATVQADAIALHPAMRRILDTQRAWIDAGRVIGYRTALELDTQKHHPDAARREAAARWCSLVTPVLKAAWTDQAFHGASACLQVFGGHGYVREWGIEQHVRDARVAMIYEGTNEIQAIDLLLRKVLPDGATALRTLLAELAVELSDSPAATRTRQAMARLARFTGEHLLPHTQAAGAAPDTPYWLADDYLRALALVLMAWAWSRIGATAGAEAGRWSQAQAGFWRWVWPEFEMRLSMLEAGLTPA; translated from the coding sequence ATGAACGCCTACCAGCCCCGCCTGGCCGATCACCACTTCATCCTGCTCGACGTGCTGCGGGCGCCGCGGACCCTGGCCGAGCTGCCCGCGCTGGCCGAACACGCCGACCCCGACCTGCTGCGCCAGGTGCTGGAGGAAGCGGGCAAGTTCGTCGGCGAGGTGGTGGCGCCGCTGAACCGCGAGGGCGACGAGGTGGGCGCGCAGTGGCGCGACGGCGCGGTGACCATGCCGCCCGGTTTTCGCGACGCCTATCAGGCCTTCTGGCAAGCCGGCTGGCCTTCGCTGGCCTGCGCGGTGGAAGACGGCGGCCAGGGCCTGCCCGCCGTGCTTGAAGCCCAGCTGTACGAAATGCTCAGCGCCGCCAACCACGGCTGGACCATGGCACCGGGCCTGCTGCACGGCGCCTACGAGTGCATCAAGCACCACGCGTCGGACGGGCTGAAATCGACCTACCTGGAGAAGATCGCCAGCGGCGAATGGCTCGCCACCATGTGCCTGACCGAGCCCCACGCCGGGTCGGACCTCGGCCTGGTGCGCACGAAAGCCCTGCCCCTGCCCGATGGCCGCTTCGCGCTCAGCGGCACCAAGATCTTCATCTCCGGTGGTGAACACGACCTGAGCGACAACATCGTGCACCTGGTGCTCGCGCGCCTGCCCGACAGCCCGCCCGGCCCGAAAGGCCTGTCGCTGTTCCTGGTGCCGAAGTTCTACCAGGACGGCGCCAGAAGCCCGGTGGTGTGCGAGCGCATCGAGGAAAAGATGGGCCTGCACGGCAGCCCCACCTGCGTGATGCGTTTTGACGACGCCCCGGGCTGGATCGTGGGCGAACCCGGCAAGGGCCTCAACGCCATGTTCGTCATGATGAACGCCGCGCGCCTGCACGTGGGCCTGCAGGGCATCGGCCTGCTCGAAGCCGCCTGGCAGAAAGCCGACGCCTACGCGCAGGAACGCCGCCAGATGCGTGCGCCGGGCAATACGAGCAAGGCGGCGCCCGTCCACGCGGTGAACGGCGTGGGGGCCACAGTTCAGGCAGATGCCATCGCCCTGCACCCGGCGATGCGCCGCATCCTCGACACCCAGCGCGCCTGGATCGACGCCGGGCGCGTCATCGGCTACCGCACGGCGCTCGAACTCGACACCCAGAAACACCACCCCGACGCCGCACGGCGCGAGGCCGCTGCGCGCTGGTGCAGCCTGGTCACCCCGGTGCTCAAAGCCGCCTGGACCGACCAGGCCTTCCACGGCGCCAGCGCCTGCCTGCAGGTCTTCGGCGGCCACGGCTATGTGCGCGAGTGGGGCATCGAGCAGCACGTGCGCGACGCTCGCGTGGCGATGATCTACGAAGGCACGAACGAGATCCAGGCGATCGACCTGCTGCTGCGCAAGGTGTTGCCCGACGGTGCGACCGCGCTCAGGACCCTGCTGGCCGAGCTGGCCGTCGAGCTGAGCGACAGCCCCGCCGCCACGCGCACTCGGCAGGCCATGGCGCGCTTGGCCCGCTTCACCGGTGAACACCTGCTGCCCCACACCCAGGCCGCCGGCGCCGCCCCCGACACCCCCTACTGGCTGGCCGACGACTACCTGCGCGCGCTGGCCCTGGTGCTCATGGCCTGGGCCTGGTCGCGCATTGGCGCCACCGCGGGCGCCGAGGCCGGGCGCTGGAGCCAGGCCCAGGCCGGTTTCTGGCGCTGGGTCTGGCCCGAATTCGAGATGCGCCTGAGCATGCTGGAAGCCGGGTTGACGCCCGCTTGA
- a CDS encoding MarR family winged helix-turn-helix transcriptional regulator, with translation MPETTAPTAPPRARAPRKTSARATVPAAPQAPSATPELDTAYLETLLGYNARRAALTVISIFLPRMAPYGLRPVDFSVLSLIGHNPGVTSRQLCAALDILPPNLVGMIKSLDKRGLIERRPHPTDRRAQGLHLSAAGKKLQRAAQATATRLEREATHALSEDEVQTLIGLLRRVYLR, from the coding sequence ATGCCCGAGACCACCGCCCCCACCGCCCCGCCCCGCGCCCGTGCACCGCGCAAGACCAGCGCTCGCGCCACCGTGCCGGCCGCACCCCAGGCCCCCAGCGCCACGCCCGAGCTCGACACCGCCTACCTCGAAACCCTGCTGGGCTACAACGCCCGGCGTGCGGCGCTCACGGTGATCTCGATATTCCTGCCGCGCATGGCGCCCTATGGCCTGCGACCGGTGGATTTTTCGGTGCTCTCGCTGATCGGCCACAACCCCGGCGTGACCTCGCGCCAGCTCTGCGCGGCGCTCGACATCCTGCCGCCCAACCTGGTGGGCATGATCAAGAGCCTGGACAAACGCGGCCTGATTGAACGCCGCCCCCACCCCACCGACCGCCGCGCCCAGGGCCTGCACCTGTCGGCCGCCGGCAAGAAGCTGCAGCGCGCGGCCCAGGCCACCGCGACCCGGCTGGAGCGGGAAGCCACGCACGCGCTGTCGGAGGACGAGGTGCAGACCCTGATCGGCCTGCTGCGCCGGGTCTACCTCCGCTAG
- a CDS encoding winged helix-turn-helix transcriptional regulator: MSARDNTAVIQLYTLLEARYALRVIWALSDGHPQTFRLLQDSVGGVTPNTLNTRLKELRAARLVDHTGDGYRLTSQGADLARRLSEVQPFASKWAHQQARAAAVPLSARGPMN; encoded by the coding sequence ATGAGTGCCAGAGACAACACCGCCGTGATCCAGCTCTACACCCTGCTGGAGGCTCGCTATGCCTTGCGGGTGATCTGGGCGCTCAGCGACGGCCACCCCCAGACCTTTCGCCTGCTGCAAGACAGCGTGGGCGGCGTCACCCCCAACACCCTGAACACCCGCCTGAAGGAACTGCGCGCGGCCCGGCTGGTGGACCACACCGGTGACGGCTACCGGCTCACGAGCCAGGGCGCCGATCTCGCACGCCGCCTGAGCGAGGTCCAACCGTTCGCCAGCAAATGGGCCCACCAGCAGGCCCGCGCGGCCGCGGTCCCACTGTCGGCGCGCGGCCCGATGAACTGA